From a region of the Neobacillus niacini genome:
- a CDS encoding aldehyde dehydrogenase family protein: MSSQIKTDILQGDLYINGKWVSAPDQSYFESLNPATGELVGICAAATTEQVNEAVAYANEAYSQWKNIPIPERAAYLAKAAQLFEIRKEELARVMTMEMGKVLPESLGEVGVVIATAQYMAGEGRRLFGETVPAGFPDRNVRMVREPLGVVACITPWNFPVALGSYKIFSALIAGNTVVWKPASEVALSAKIFVEVLDEAGFPAGVVNLITGSGRTVGQTLTEHLDVKVISFTGSTEVGQKLAEMSSKTLKRISLELGGKNAVIVLKDADLDKAADGIVKSAFTTTGQRCTAASRVIVERPVKDLLVQKVVDLTKSMKIGNGLEEGKQLGPLVNEDQLHTVEKYVKKAIEEGGKIVTGGQRVKELGGYYYEPTIIENVKPNDTIAQEEIFGPVLAFIEVDSYEEAMEVNNGTIYGLSTSIYTESLHYANRAAKEAVSGLVYINNGTSNAEMGVAFGGMKMSGNGHREVSHHAFDVMTEWKSIYTNY, translated from the coding sequence ATGTCTAGTCAAATCAAAACAGATATCCTTCAGGGAGATCTTTATATAAATGGAAAATGGGTTAGTGCCCCCGATCAGTCCTACTTTGAAAGCTTAAATCCGGCAACGGGGGAACTTGTCGGTATATGTGCAGCCGCGACAACGGAGCAAGTGAATGAGGCTGTCGCATATGCGAATGAAGCGTATTCACAATGGAAGAACATCCCTATTCCAGAACGAGCTGCTTATTTAGCGAAAGCAGCCCAATTGTTTGAAATACGAAAAGAGGAACTTGCTCGTGTCATGACAATGGAGATGGGCAAAGTGCTGCCTGAGTCTTTAGGCGAAGTTGGAGTGGTCATCGCGACTGCTCAATATATGGCAGGCGAGGGACGACGCCTCTTTGGAGAAACGGTCCCTGCAGGGTTCCCAGATCGGAACGTAAGAATGGTTCGTGAACCTCTTGGAGTTGTGGCGTGCATTACCCCCTGGAACTTCCCTGTTGCACTTGGTTCCTACAAAATCTTTTCAGCTCTGATTGCTGGTAATACCGTCGTATGGAAACCGGCTTCAGAGGTAGCGCTATCGGCAAAGATTTTCGTAGAAGTGTTAGATGAAGCCGGATTCCCAGCAGGGGTTGTCAACTTAATTACAGGTTCAGGTAGAACAGTCGGGCAAACACTCACAGAGCATTTGGATGTGAAAGTCATTTCGTTTACGGGCTCAACTGAAGTCGGACAAAAGCTGGCGGAAATGAGCAGTAAAACTTTAAAACGTATTTCATTGGAACTGGGTGGAAAAAATGCAGTGATCGTCTTGAAGGATGCGGACTTGGACAAAGCGGCAGACGGAATCGTAAAATCAGCGTTTACGACAACTGGTCAACGCTGTACAGCGGCAAGCCGAGTAATCGTCGAGCGACCAGTAAAGGATTTGCTTGTCCAAAAAGTAGTTGACTTAACAAAGTCTATGAAAATAGGAAATGGACTTGAAGAAGGGAAACAATTGGGCCCTCTCGTAAATGAAGACCAGCTTCATACAGTCGAAAAATATGTAAAAAAAGCGATTGAAGAAGGTGGGAAAATTGTAACAGGCGGCCAGCGTGTCAAAGAATTGGGCGGCTATTATTATGAGCCGACAATCATTGAGAATGTGAAACCGAATGATACCATTGCACAGGAAGAAATATTTGGTCCTGTTCTTGCCTTCATTGAAGTAGATTCATATGAGGAAGCAATGGAGGTAAATAACGGGACAATTTATGGGTTATCGACTTCCATTTATACAGAGAGCCTTCATTATGCGAACCGGGCGGCAAAGGAAGCGGTAAGCGGACTTGTCTATATTAATAACGGAACGTCTAATGCCGAAATGGGTGTGGCATTTGGAGGCATGAAAATGTCCGGAAATGGACACCGTGAAGTTTCCCATCATGCATTCGATGTCATGACAGAGTGGAAGTCGATTTATACGAACTATTAA
- a CDS encoding M81 family metallopeptidase — translation MRKHRIGIAFFYHESHSFSPMKTEIEQFRNEGYYIGDEIYDAYSGTKTEVGGFLDVLIQEDVEIVPLLCAAAVPSGVVSAEAYSIIEEQMLQSIREAGRLDGLLLALHGAMVVEDLFDPEEHLLGKIRELIGPIVPIATTLDMHANLSEKMIDYTPLHFGFKTYPHVDMYEQGVHASIALLKQLKEGVHYYASFEKLPMMPPSINMRTAEGPMYKMIEWAKQAEEEEGIYNVSVFGGFPYSDIPMVGASVLVVSFDPQKGKETAQKMASLFWSVREEFIMDLPGVKEGLDLAMSIEDDKPVVLADISDNPLSCGSGDTTELLREMLKMNIPDTLFGGLYDPESIEACRKKGTGNKVLLSLGGKVSPEFGESVQVEATVVAVSDGVFHNSGPFNQHLRVDLKGAVHIRVGNMDILLIGRPMSANDPEMFRHIGLEPQAKRILGLKAKNHFRAAFEPIVGRIIYVDAPGVASNRLTTFTYRYIPKPIWPLDDIEYEVERRGTEKWKH, via the coding sequence ATGAGAAAACACCGTATTGGAATTGCATTCTTTTACCATGAATCCCACAGTTTTAGTCCGATGAAAACCGAAATCGAACAGTTTCGAAATGAAGGCTACTATATCGGCGATGAAATTTATGATGCCTATTCAGGAACGAAAACTGAAGTGGGCGGGTTTCTGGATGTATTGATACAGGAGGATGTAGAAATTGTGCCGCTGCTTTGTGCGGCAGCGGTCCCATCAGGCGTAGTGTCAGCTGAAGCATATTCAATCATCGAAGAGCAAATGCTCCAGTCAATCCGGGAGGCTGGAAGGCTCGATGGTTTATTGCTGGCACTGCATGGAGCAATGGTCGTGGAGGACCTCTTCGATCCGGAAGAGCATTTACTGGGAAAAATTCGTGAGCTGATCGGGCCGATTGTCCCGATTGCGACAACACTGGATATGCACGCCAATTTAAGTGAAAAAATGATTGATTACACACCGCTTCATTTTGGATTTAAAACATATCCACATGTTGATATGTATGAACAAGGCGTTCATGCTTCAATCGCTTTATTGAAGCAATTAAAGGAAGGTGTGCATTATTATGCTTCTTTTGAAAAATTGCCTATGATGCCTCCCTCTATCAATATGAGAACTGCAGAAGGACCAATGTACAAAATGATAGAGTGGGCGAAACAAGCCGAAGAGGAAGAAGGAATTTATAATGTGTCCGTATTTGGCGGCTTTCCTTACTCGGATATTCCGATGGTCGGTGCAAGTGTACTTGTTGTTTCGTTCGATCCGCAAAAAGGAAAAGAGACTGCCCAAAAGATGGCCTCCTTGTTCTGGAGTGTAAGAGAAGAATTTATCATGGATTTGCCGGGTGTAAAAGAAGGACTCGATTTGGCGATGTCGATTGAAGATGACAAACCGGTCGTGCTGGCGGACATCTCGGATAATCCTCTAAGCTGCGGGAGCGGGGATACAACAGAGCTGCTTCGGGAGATGTTGAAGATGAACATTCCTGACACGTTGTTTGGAGGACTCTACGATCCAGAATCCATTGAGGCCTGCCGTAAGAAGGGAACCGGAAATAAGGTATTGTTGTCCCTTGGAGGGAAAGTATCGCCTGAATTTGGGGAGTCCGTACAAGTCGAAGCAACGGTAGTAGCCGTATCAGACGGTGTATTTCACAATTCTGGACCGTTCAATCAGCATTTAAGAGTCGATTTAAAGGGTGCGGTCCACATACGTGTTGGCAATATGGATATCCTCCTCATTGGAAGGCCGATGTCAGCAAATGATCCGGAAATGTTTCGTCATATTGGTCTTGAGCCGCAGGCAAAGAGAATTCTTGGGTTAAAGGCAAAAAATCATTTTCGGGCAGCGTTTGAGCCAATTGTGGGCCGTATCATTTATGTGGATGCACCTGGTGTTGCATCCAATCGTTTAACAACTTTTACGTATCGTTACATTCCTAAGCCAATATGGCCGCTGGATGATATCGAATATGAAGTAGAACGAAGGGGGACAGAAAAATGGAAACATTGA
- a CDS encoding GNAT family N-acetyltransferase, whose amino-acid sequence METLNKTYYVEVPASLNPEQQKMMMELEQDAFPGLGAVDEQTLVPLTRYGKLIQYRQQNDPRPIAICEVMRAYNDIQKAYIFGFYVRSDQQGKGIGKLFLQEIYPILKQDGFRKVCLTVSTKNKAAVKLYEKLGFVIKETRLDEFGEGENRYYMEYLIS is encoded by the coding sequence ATGGAAACATTGAACAAAACCTATTATGTCGAAGTACCAGCTTCATTGAATCCAGAACAGCAAAAAATGATGATGGAGCTTGAGCAAGATGCGTTTCCGGGATTAGGAGCAGTAGATGAACAAACCCTTGTCCCACTTACACGCTACGGGAAACTCATTCAATACCGGCAGCAAAATGATCCAAGGCCGATTGCAATTTGCGAAGTGATGAGAGCTTACAATGATATTCAGAAAGCCTACATTTTTGGGTTTTATGTACGCTCCGACCAGCAAGGGAAAGGAATCGGGAAATTATTTTTACAGGAAATTTATCCGATTCTAAAGCAAGATGGTTTTCGTAAGGTTTGCTTAACGGTCAGTACTAAAAACAAGGCAGCCGTCAAGTTATATGAGAAATTAGGGTTTGTCATAAAAGAGACAAGATTAGATGAATTTGGCGAAGGGGAAAATCGCTATTATATGGAATACCTCATTTCTTAA
- the ablA gene encoding lysine 2,3-aminomutase, producing MRNTLFKPKRHWKEIELWKDVTEEQWNDWVWQLTNTIKNLEDLKKVVNLTPEEEEGVLISTKTIPLNITPYYASLMDPDDSRCPVRMQSVPISAELHKTRYDLEDPLHEDEDSPVPGLTHRYPDRVLFLVTNQCSMYCRYCTRRRFSGQIGMGVPKKQLDTAINYIASNSQIRDVLISGGDGLLINDNILEYILKNLREIPHVEIIRIGTRAPVVFPQRITENLCNILKKYHPVWLNTHFNTSIEITEESKRACEMLSNVGVPVGNQSVILAGINDSVPIMKQLMHDLVKIRVRPYYIYQCDLSEGIGHFRAPISKGLEIMEGLRGHTSGYAVPTFIVDAPGGGGKIPLQPNYIISQSSNKVVLRNFEGVITSYPEPTNYQSGSAEDYYKKVYPEVFEKFESNGVLSIIDDTKFNLTPEGLKRLDRRKTYKENTEHSSLKDKRDKRDELKEKKFQSQMKKYETVGAKEE from the coding sequence ATGAGAAACACTTTATTCAAACCAAAAAGACATTGGAAAGAAATCGAGCTTTGGAAGGATGTTACAGAGGAGCAATGGAACGATTGGGTTTGGCAATTAACGAATACTATCAAAAATTTAGAAGACTTAAAGAAAGTAGTTAACTTAACACCAGAAGAAGAGGAAGGGGTTTTAATCTCAACAAAAACAATCCCATTAAACATCACGCCATATTATGCATCGCTTATGGACCCAGATGATTCAAGATGTCCGGTGCGAATGCAGTCTGTTCCAATTTCTGCGGAATTGCATAAAACAAGATATGATCTAGAAGATCCCCTTCACGAAGATGAAGATTCACCAGTACCTGGGTTAACACATCGTTATCCGGATCGCGTATTGTTCCTAGTAACAAACCAATGCTCCATGTACTGCCGTTACTGCACAAGAAGACGCTTCTCCGGACAAATCGGAATGGGTGTACCAAAGAAACAGTTAGACACAGCCATTAATTATATCGCATCTAACTCACAGATTCGAGATGTGTTAATTTCCGGAGGAGACGGGCTCCTGATTAATGACAATATTTTAGAATATATTTTAAAGAATTTACGTGAGATTCCGCATGTAGAAATTATTCGTATCGGTACAAGAGCACCTGTCGTATTCCCACAGCGTATTACCGAAAATCTTTGTAATATCTTGAAAAAGTATCATCCGGTTTGGTTGAATACACATTTCAATACATCTATTGAAATTACGGAAGAATCGAAGCGTGCATGTGAAATGCTTTCAAATGTTGGTGTACCTGTTGGGAATCAGTCTGTTATTTTGGCAGGTATTAACGACAGTGTACCGATCATGAAACAGCTTATGCATGACCTTGTTAAAATCCGCGTTCGTCCATATTATATTTACCAATGTGATTTATCAGAAGGGATTGGCCATTTCCGTGCACCAATCAGTAAAGGATTGGAAATTATGGAAGGACTTCGTGGTCATACATCGGGTTATGCCGTTCCGACATTTATTGTTGATGCCCCGGGTGGAGGAGGCAAAATTCCATTGCAGCCGAACTATATCATTTCTCAAAGTTCTAATAAAGTCGTATTACGTAACTTTGAAGGTGTCATTACATCTTATCCAGAACCAACAAATTATCAGTCAGGCAGTGCAGAGGATTACTACAAAAAGGTATATCCTGAAGTGTTTGAAAAGTTTGAAAGTAATGGTGTTCTATCCATTATTGATGATACGAAATTTAACCTCACACCTGAAGGATTAAAACGGTTAGATCGCCGCAAAACGTATAAGGAAAATACTGAGCATAGTTCATTAAAAGATAAACGTGACAAACGTGACGAGTTAAAAGAGAAAAAATTCCAATCACAAATGAAGAAATATGAAACGGTAGGAGCAAAGGAGGAATAA
- a CDS encoding YokU family protein has translation MICQWCESDTARETSNTVYWELPDGTNAIEIKDTPSIHCLECGMTYQTDNTVKEIEDHLFLIDCSKLEKSMKYETLMAAPRLLKRNYFDFSK, from the coding sequence TTGATTTGTCAATGGTGCGAATCTGACACAGCACGTGAAACGAGCAACACAGTGTATTGGGAACTTCCAGATGGAACAAATGCGATTGAAATTAAGGACACACCATCCATTCATTGCTTGGAATGCGGTATGACCTATCAAACAGATAATACGGTGAAAGAAATTGAGGATCATCTATTTTTAATCGATTGCTCAAAGCTCGAAAAAAGTATGAAGTATGAAACACTTATGGCCGCTCCACGTTTATTGAAGCGAAACTACTTTGATTTTTCAAAATAA
- a CDS encoding amino acid permease translates to MEALKSYKNDRNNQKVQNNGENKGHVKRNLKARHMTMIAIGGSIGTGLFLATGSSIQTAGPGGALIAYGVIGIMVYFLMTSLGEMATLMPVSGSFSTYGSRFVDPAFGFALGWNYWFNWAVTLAVEIVASAIIMKFWFPDVPSIVWSTLFLGVIFLLNALSVKSYGESEYWFSLIKVVTIIVFIGVGLLTIFGILGGPFIGFKNFTVGHAPVNGGLLSVLSIFLIAGFSFQGTELVGIAAGESEEPEKNVPKAIRQVFWRILLFYIVAIAVIGLIIPYTSPDLLGRDVDNIAVSPFTLVFEKVGIAFAASVMNAVILTSVLSAGTSGLYASTRMLWSMAKDGQAPKFLQNVNDRGIPMNALVITTIIGGLAFLTSIFGDQVYTWLLNASGLTGFIAWLGIAVSHYRFRKAYMAQGRDMNDLKFKAKWFPLGPILAFAMCIFVIFGQNYQAFLTSEIDWYGVAVSYIGLPIFLALWLGYKLVHKTKVVPLKECSFEEISSK, encoded by the coding sequence ATGGAAGCACTCAAAAGCTATAAAAATGACCGAAATAATCAGAAGGTTCAGAATAACGGAGAAAACAAAGGGCATGTTAAACGCAATCTAAAGGCACGTCACATGACGATGATTGCTATTGGAGGGTCAATCGGGACAGGGTTATTTTTAGCGACAGGGTCGTCCATTCAAACAGCTGGACCTGGTGGAGCGCTAATAGCTTATGGAGTTATCGGCATCATGGTCTACTTTTTGATGACAAGTCTCGGCGAAATGGCTACCTTAATGCCGGTTTCGGGATCCTTTTCAACATATGGCAGCCGTTTTGTCGATCCGGCATTTGGTTTTGCGCTCGGTTGGAACTATTGGTTCAACTGGGCTGTTACACTTGCGGTTGAAATAGTTGCATCAGCCATTATTATGAAGTTCTGGTTTCCGGATGTACCGAGCATCGTGTGGAGTACACTGTTTTTAGGTGTAATCTTTTTATTGAATGCATTGTCGGTTAAAAGCTACGGAGAATCCGAGTATTGGTTCTCCTTAATAAAAGTAGTGACAATCATCGTTTTCATTGGAGTCGGTTTGCTCACCATTTTCGGCATACTGGGAGGACCGTTTATCGGGTTTAAAAACTTTACAGTAGGACATGCTCCTGTGAATGGCGGCCTTTTATCCGTTTTAAGTATTTTTTTAATCGCAGGTTTTTCATTTCAAGGAACGGAGCTCGTGGGGATTGCTGCAGGTGAAAGTGAAGAGCCGGAGAAAAACGTACCAAAGGCGATTCGACAAGTATTTTGGCGAATTCTACTATTTTATATCGTCGCCATTGCTGTCATTGGTCTAATTATTCCTTATACAAGTCCTGACCTGTTAGGAAGGGATGTCGACAACATCGCTGTCAGCCCTTTTACACTTGTATTTGAGAAAGTGGGCATTGCATTTGCGGCATCTGTGATGAATGCGGTCATTTTGACTTCGGTCCTATCGGCAGGGACTTCCGGTTTATATGCATCGACACGCATGCTTTGGTCCATGGCAAAGGATGGTCAGGCACCTAAATTTTTACAAAATGTAAATGATCGCGGGATTCCGATGAATGCCCTTGTCATAACGACGATTATCGGAGGCTTGGCCTTTTTAACGTCCATTTTTGGAGATCAAGTATATACATGGTTATTAAATGCGTCAGGCTTAACGGGATTTATTGCATGGCTTGGAATTGCAGTCAGCCACTACCGTTTCAGAAAAGCTTATATGGCACAGGGCAGGGACATGAATGATTTGAAATTTAAAGCGAAATGGTTCCCTCTCGGACCGATTCTCGCTTTTGCGATGTGTATCTTTGTCATTTTCGGCCAAAATTATCAAGCTTTTTTAACTAGTGAGATTGATTGGTATGGAGTAGCCGTGTCCTATATTGGTTTACCGATCTTTTTGGCATTATGGCTCGGGTATAAACTCGTTCATAAAACGAAGGTCGTTCCACTAAAGGAATGTTCTTTTGAAGAAATCTCATCTAAATAG
- a CDS encoding undecaprenyl-diphosphatase codes for MDYRIFRAINQFAGRYRLLDMMVIIFSQKVRYLFLFILIFMWFRDNSHKKITLYAIISAGVSMVLNKIIKLFYFKPRPFLNLGIHLLSPFPSKKNSSFPSKHTALAFAVATSVMFYKRFLGSMMYLSAILTGLSRVWMGQHYPLDILGSSLLGSITSIVVKMTGWLWNPIIDPIIQAYHDYCSRMKNHQGKSSN; via the coding sequence ATGGACTACAGGATATTTAGAGCGATTAACCAATTTGCTGGTCGTTATCGGCTTTTGGATATGATGGTGATTATCTTTTCTCAAAAAGTTCGTTATTTATTTCTATTTATTTTAATCTTCATGTGGTTTCGAGATAACTCACATAAGAAAATCACTTTATATGCAATCATTTCGGCTGGGGTATCGATGGTTTTAAATAAAATCATTAAACTGTTTTATTTTAAACCTCGCCCTTTCTTGAATCTCGGGATCCATTTATTATCCCCATTTCCATCAAAAAAGAACTCTTCATTTCCAAGTAAACATACCGCTCTAGCATTTGCAGTAGCAACTTCTGTCATGTTTTATAAGCGTTTCTTAGGCAGTATGATGTACCTTTCCGCTATCCTAACAGGACTCTCCCGCGTTTGGATGGGACAACATTACCCTTTGGATATTTTAGGTAGTTCATTACTAGGAAGTATAACCAGCATAGTAGTAAAGATGACAGGCTGGTTATGGAATCCGATTATTGATCCGATAATACAGGCTTATCATGATTACTGCTCGAGAATGAAAAATCATCAAGGGAAATCCTCAAATTAA
- a CDS encoding YHYH domain-containing protein, with amino-acid sequence MEKKVFLFTLLFVLLFGTFASAHSGRTDSSGGHNCSEKSKAKGLCTGYHNHNGGGGSTSSGATIVNSEKDCTDFASYDEVVEYWNTKGYSATNDPENLDGWGNGVVDDGIPCEVPSGYDKTKINNSTEQIQHNQEEQDLASGENAGYPNGVNDGYLEVTSNNVASTGSEAYKAGYATGYTKGYDEGKTKITGEKTKAASDGYALGEKQDTIEIPALYINHAGLKQSFEGGFNKAVTERVEAKKKEYKDLGYTDGKKDVNNVPKDIEEVYVNAYLEGYNTAQEELKDEYLKQGYEAAFTILKYTKPNLYNEKFIGWYKEGFESNTEVKEISAAGLALGQAGGSYNLPSKYKNGEVIFKHNYELGLKEYEEQQSTNQKAAVGGVGGLALVWLGRRFYVAKKMIG; translated from the coding sequence ATGGAGAAGAAAGTATTTTTGTTTACGTTATTATTTGTGTTGTTGTTCGGAACGTTCGCTTCAGCACATTCTGGGAGAACAGATTCTAGCGGTGGACACAATTGCAGCGAGAAATCAAAAGCAAAAGGTCTTTGCACAGGCTATCACAACCATAACGGAGGCGGAGGGTCAACGAGCAGTGGCGCTACCATCGTTAATAGTGAAAAAGATTGTACAGATTTTGCTAGTTATGATGAAGTGGTTGAGTATTGGAATACAAAGGGATATTCAGCAACGAATGACCCAGAAAATTTGGACGGTTGGGGAAATGGTGTTGTTGATGATGGCATACCGTGCGAAGTCCCTAGTGGCTACGATAAGACAAAGATAAATAATAGTACCGAACAAATTCAGCATAACCAAGAGGAACAAGATCTAGCAAGTGGAGAAAATGCAGGATATCCTAATGGGGTGAACGATGGATATCTAGAGGTCACAAGCAATAATGTTGCTTCTACAGGTTCGGAGGCATATAAAGCAGGATATGCAACTGGTTATACTAAAGGGTACGATGAAGGGAAAACGAAGATAACCGGTGAAAAAACAAAAGCTGCCAGTGATGGGTATGCTCTTGGAGAAAAACAAGATACCATCGAAATTCCAGCACTTTACATAAACCATGCAGGATTAAAGCAATCCTTTGAAGGCGGTTTTAATAAAGCAGTAACGGAGCGAGTAGAAGCTAAGAAAAAAGAATACAAGGATTTGGGTTACACTGACGGAAAAAAGGATGTCAACAATGTTCCTAAAGACATCGAAGAAGTGTATGTAAATGCATATCTGGAAGGATACAATACAGCCCAAGAAGAACTAAAGGACGAGTATTTAAAACAAGGATATGAAGCCGCGTTTACCATATTGAAATATACGAAACCTAATTTATATAACGAAAAATTCATTGGTTGGTACAAGGAAGGTTTTGAATCCAATACAGAAGTTAAAGAAATAAGTGCGGCAGGACTTGCTTTAGGACAAGCAGGAGGCTCCTACAACCTACCTTCTAAATACAAAAACGGCGAAGTCATCTTTAAACATAATTATGAACTAGGATTGAAGGAATACGAAGAGCAACAAAGCACTAATCAAAAAGCGGCTGTTGGTGGTGTCGGAGGATTAGCATTAGTTTGGTTAGGCAGAAGATTTTATGTTGCGAAAAAAATGATAGGTTAA
- a CDS encoding bifunctional metallophosphatase/5'-nucleotidase, translated as MNKMRKNLLTGCFSLAMAAAFVVIPVTANAEEKLKEGEKFELTILQTNDFHGHVDDIVTLDDGTLHHNSIAKYATIIEDVRNAEENVLLVDGGDVFLRGEFQAGQGELETSLLKAIDYDAMVLGNNDFRVYPAGEGTPDSRYQQLKNYQRNVNFPILTGNVINKETGKYIQNVKPWKGFTFKGVQVGLIGLTSMKPEMRGWNDVADLDFIEPVEALQALLPEVSEKSDINIVLSHAGNPEDHNLAQVPGVSAVIGADTHKVIETPEYEFNGEVMVPITQAGGEQENYLGRLDLTFEVVDGQMKLVESDGFLYDVTNVSADPEIQAIIDQYRAEMNAQ; from the coding sequence ATGAATAAAATGAGAAAGAATTTATTGACGGGCTGCTTTTCACTGGCGATGGCTGCTGCTTTTGTCGTAATACCCGTTACGGCAAATGCCGAGGAAAAACTTAAGGAGGGAGAGAAGTTTGAACTCACCATTCTCCAGACGAATGACTTTCATGGTCATGTGGATGACATCGTCACACTGGATGATGGAACACTTCATCACAATTCCATTGCGAAGTATGCCACCATCATTGAAGATGTTCGCAATGCAGAGGAGAATGTACTACTCGTCGATGGCGGGGATGTCTTCCTACGCGGTGAGTTTCAGGCGGGTCAGGGAGAGTTGGAGACGTCTCTTTTGAAAGCAATAGACTATGATGCGATGGTTCTTGGAAACAACGACTTCCGCGTTTACCCTGCCGGAGAGGGTACACCTGACAGCCGTTATCAACAGTTAAAGAATTACCAGCGCAACGTGAACTTCCCAATCCTTACAGGTAATGTCATTAATAAGGAAACAGGAAAGTACATACAGAATGTCAAGCCTTGGAAGGGTTTTACTTTCAAAGGTGTTCAAGTCGGATTAATCGGCCTTACTTCGATGAAGCCGGAAATGCGCGGTTGGAATGACGTTGCAGACCTCGATTTTATTGAACCGGTGGAAGCTTTGCAAGCATTGCTTCCTGAAGTAAGTGAAAAGTCGGACATTAACATTGTTCTTTCTCATGCTGGAAACCCGGAAGACCACAACTTGGCTCAGGTTCCCGGAGTTTCTGCGGTAATCGGCGCTGATACACACAAAGTCATCGAAACGCCTGAATACGAATTCAACGGAGAGGTGATGGTGCCAATTACTCAAGCCGGCGGAGAACAAGAGAATTATTTGGGTCGCCTGGATTTAACTTTTGAAGTCGTTGACGGTCAAATGAAGTTGGTAGAATCTGATGGATTCCTCTACGACGTCACTAATGTTTCTGCAGATCCGGAGATACAAGCGATTATAGACCAATATCGTGCAGAGATGAATGCACAATAA